One part of the Oncorhynchus clarkii lewisi isolate Uvic-CL-2024 chromosome 7, UVic_Ocla_1.0, whole genome shotgun sequence genome encodes these proteins:
- the LOC139413796 gene encoding zinc finger and BTB domain-containing protein 49 isoform X1 encodes MFSSCFDGHTSLDHPKTALKSMETLSSHSAYLLQQLQEQRIQGLLCDCMLVVKGVCFKAHKNVLAAFSSYFSRSLFQNSPSQKNDVFQLVIQDVGGIGQILDYMYTSHLDVNQDNVQALLDIAQCLHVPNVQSMCNTFLKPSAPAVEAPSFSLSGVLTSEHDYLLGTGLAQDVDLPCPSSVGQRSAFGNGAPMSHGGNATSETTAITQPVPEKQLVHGYKLRNFYSKQYFKQSAAAETSNAALNQGPSPLVLVEEQQFQFGVTQPCANAPVCSGNAIQSNPPCPQAIPGQKEFGSTLPAEDLSTTANPGGKVSPVNKPMRPKKAVYLKKYNYLRPQKALEEMCLEQSSEPVNHCPKETHQEEVVVQSETPEAPVDCLPPIDCLARDREVVLETAMDSQLPSPPPVDQEEEPDPPTISDPTEPTGHKVQYCCEMCGKTFKHPSNLELHKRSHTGEKPFQCNVCRKNFSQAGNLQTHLRRHSGEKPYICELCGKSFAASGDVQRHIVIHTGERPHLCDICGRGFSNISNLKEHKKTHTTDREFTCDQCGKSFNMHRKLLKHKIRHSGDKPHTCQTCGKSFAGSGDLRRHVRTHTGERPYLCNTCGKSFTRSAVLRRHCSMHCKATPDDSSPDVEDPEQPGSSSIDGGGGGPFHKPVSHSKAPEPRQPPPTSNTVMELDKPSPPPAHTEAPSTSIHLIPSTSTSFPELRSIVPQHLLPSTPSQQQEKCPPLADSLKLGKAHLPQEALVFGPYVENGPVGVEIQQQGSGASVVARPYLSAPDSYCGALPGASRPSGTSYRASEGPFFSSVTLWGLAMKTLQNDNDLEQ; translated from the exons ATGTTTTCTAGTTGTTTTGATGGCCATACTTCCCTGGATCACCCGAAGACTGCTCTTAAAAGCATGGAAACGTTGTCCAGTCACAGTGCTTACCTTCTCCAGCAGTTACAGGAGCAGAGGATACAGGGGCTCCTCTGTGACTGCATGCTAGTAGTCAAAGGAGTATGCTTCAAAGCCCACAAAAATGTACTTGCTGCATTTAGCTCCTATTTCAG CAGGTCTTTGTTCCAAAATTCGCCAAGTCAAAAAAATGATGTTTTTCAACTGGTCATTCAGGATGTGGGAGGTATAGGCCAGATACTGGACTACATGTACACTTCCCATCTAGATGTCAACCAGGACAATGTACAAGCACTGTTGGACATCGCCCAGTGCTTACATGTCCCAAATGTTCAGAGCATGTGCAACACTTTCCTGAAACCCAGCGCTCCTGCTGTGGAGGCCCCTTCTTTCTCATTGTCTGGTGTCTTGACCTCGGAACACGACTACCTCCTCGGGACTGGCCTTGCCCAAGACGTGGACCTTCCTTGCCCTTCTTCGGTAGGCCAGAGGTCTGCCTTTGGCAATGGGGCACCAATGTCTCATGGTGGGAACGCTACCTCTGAGACTACAGCCATTACCCAGCCAGTCCCAGAGAAGCAGCTAGTACACGGCTACAAGCTACGCAACTTCTACAGCAAGCAGTACTTCAAGCAGAGTGCTGCTGCGGAGACTAGCAATGCAGCATTAAACCAAGGCCCAAGTCCCCTGGTGCTGGTTGAAGAGCAGCAGTTCCAATTTGGGGTCACACAACCATGCGCGAATGCCCCTGTATGTTCAGGCAATGCGATTCAGTCAAACCCACCCTGTCCGCAGGCTATACCAGGTCAGAAGGAGTTTGGTTCAACGTTGCCTGCTGAAGACTTGTCAACCACAGCCAACCCAGGAGGAAAAGTCTCCCCTGTCAACAAGCCCATGCGGCCAAAGAAAGCCGTCTACCTGAAGAAATACAACTACCTGCGCCCTCAGAAGGCTCTAGAAGAGATGTGCCTGGAGCAGAGCAGCGAACCAGTCAACCACTGCCCAAAGGAGACTCACCAAGAGGAGGTAGTGGTCCAGAGTGAGACACCTGAAGCTCCCGTAGACTGCCTACCTCCCATAGACTGCCTGGCCAGAGACagggaagtggtgttggagacCGCAATGGATTCTCAACTTCCAAGTCCACCTCCTGTTGACCAAGAGGAGGAACCGGACCCACCAACCATCAGTGATCCAACAGAACCAACTGGGCATAAGGTGCAGTACTGCTGTGAGATGTGCGGGAAGACCTTTAAACACCCAAGCAACCTGGAACTTCACAAGCGCTCACACACTG gggagaaaccattcCAGTGTAATGTTTGCAGGAAAAACTTTTCACAG GCAGGTAATTTGCAGACCCATTTACGACGCCATTCTGGAGAAAAACCTTACATTTGTGAACTCTGTGGGAAAAG CTTTGCTGCCTCGGGGGATGTTCAGCGTCACATTGTGATCCACACGGGAGAGCGGCCACACCTGTGTGACATATGTGGACGCG GGTTCAGTAACATCAGCAACCTGAAGGAGCACAAGAAGActcacactacagacagagagttcACCTGTGACCAGTGTGGCAAGTCCTTCAACATGCACAGGAAACTGCTGAAGCACAAGATCAGACACTCTGGGGACAAACCGCACACCTGTCAGACCTGTG GGAAGAGCTTTGCTGGGTCGGGCGACCTGCGTCGCCACGTGAGAACGCACACGGGGGAGAGACCCTACCTCTGCAACACCTGCGGCAAGAGCTTCACCCGCTCGGCTGTCCTTAGGAGACACTGCAGCATGCACTGCAAGGCCACGCCTGACGACTCCAGCCCTGACGTAGAGGACCCAGAGCAGCCTGGCAGTAGCAGTAtagacggaggaggaggaggcccaTTTCACAAGCCTGTCAGCCACAGTAAAGCACCTGAGCCCAGGCAACCACCACCAACCTCCAATACCGTGATGGAACTCGATAAGCCTTCACCCCCACCAGCACATACAGAAGCCCCGTCGACTAGCATCCACCTCATCCCCTCTACCTCAACATCCTTCCCCGAGCTGCGCTCCATCGTTCCCCagcacctcctcccctccaccccctcccagCAGCAGGAGAAGTGCCCTCCTCTAGCAGACTCCCTGAAACTGGGCAAAGCTCACCTACCTCAAGAGGCCCTTGTGTTTGGCCCCTATGTGGAGAATGGGCCGGTGGGTGTGGAGATACAACAGCAGGGGTCTGGGGCCTCGGTGGTGGCCCGGCCGTACCTCTCAGCCCCAGACAGTTACTGTGGGGCCCTCCCAGGGGCTAGCCGTCCCAGTGGTACCTCCTACAGGGCAAGTGAGGGACCCTTCTTTTCCAGTGTAACACTATGGGGTCTGGCCATGAAAACACTGCAGAATGACAATGACCTGGAGCAGTGA
- the LOC139413796 gene encoding zinc finger and BTB domain-containing protein 49 isoform X2: MFSSCFDGHTSLDHPKTALKSMETLSSHSAYLLQQLQEQRIQGLLCDCMLVVKGVCFKAHKNVLAAFSSYFRSLFQNSPSQKNDVFQLVIQDVGGIGQILDYMYTSHLDVNQDNVQALLDIAQCLHVPNVQSMCNTFLKPSAPAVEAPSFSLSGVLTSEHDYLLGTGLAQDVDLPCPSSVGQRSAFGNGAPMSHGGNATSETTAITQPVPEKQLVHGYKLRNFYSKQYFKQSAAAETSNAALNQGPSPLVLVEEQQFQFGVTQPCANAPVCSGNAIQSNPPCPQAIPGQKEFGSTLPAEDLSTTANPGGKVSPVNKPMRPKKAVYLKKYNYLRPQKALEEMCLEQSSEPVNHCPKETHQEEVVVQSETPEAPVDCLPPIDCLARDREVVLETAMDSQLPSPPPVDQEEEPDPPTISDPTEPTGHKVQYCCEMCGKTFKHPSNLELHKRSHTGEKPFQCNVCRKNFSQAGNLQTHLRRHSGEKPYICELCGKSFAASGDVQRHIVIHTGERPHLCDICGRGFSNISNLKEHKKTHTTDREFTCDQCGKSFNMHRKLLKHKIRHSGDKPHTCQTCGKSFAGSGDLRRHVRTHTGERPYLCNTCGKSFTRSAVLRRHCSMHCKATPDDSSPDVEDPEQPGSSSIDGGGGGPFHKPVSHSKAPEPRQPPPTSNTVMELDKPSPPPAHTEAPSTSIHLIPSTSTSFPELRSIVPQHLLPSTPSQQQEKCPPLADSLKLGKAHLPQEALVFGPYVENGPVGVEIQQQGSGASVVARPYLSAPDSYCGALPGASRPSGTSYRASEGPFFSSVTLWGLAMKTLQNDNDLEQ; encoded by the exons ATGTTTTCTAGTTGTTTTGATGGCCATACTTCCCTGGATCACCCGAAGACTGCTCTTAAAAGCATGGAAACGTTGTCCAGTCACAGTGCTTACCTTCTCCAGCAGTTACAGGAGCAGAGGATACAGGGGCTCCTCTGTGACTGCATGCTAGTAGTCAAAGGAGTATGCTTCAAAGCCCACAAAAATGTACTTGCTGCATTTAGCTCCTATTTCAG GTCTTTGTTCCAAAATTCGCCAAGTCAAAAAAATGATGTTTTTCAACTGGTCATTCAGGATGTGGGAGGTATAGGCCAGATACTGGACTACATGTACACTTCCCATCTAGATGTCAACCAGGACAATGTACAAGCACTGTTGGACATCGCCCAGTGCTTACATGTCCCAAATGTTCAGAGCATGTGCAACACTTTCCTGAAACCCAGCGCTCCTGCTGTGGAGGCCCCTTCTTTCTCATTGTCTGGTGTCTTGACCTCGGAACACGACTACCTCCTCGGGACTGGCCTTGCCCAAGACGTGGACCTTCCTTGCCCTTCTTCGGTAGGCCAGAGGTCTGCCTTTGGCAATGGGGCACCAATGTCTCATGGTGGGAACGCTACCTCTGAGACTACAGCCATTACCCAGCCAGTCCCAGAGAAGCAGCTAGTACACGGCTACAAGCTACGCAACTTCTACAGCAAGCAGTACTTCAAGCAGAGTGCTGCTGCGGAGACTAGCAATGCAGCATTAAACCAAGGCCCAAGTCCCCTGGTGCTGGTTGAAGAGCAGCAGTTCCAATTTGGGGTCACACAACCATGCGCGAATGCCCCTGTATGTTCAGGCAATGCGATTCAGTCAAACCCACCCTGTCCGCAGGCTATACCAGGTCAGAAGGAGTTTGGTTCAACGTTGCCTGCTGAAGACTTGTCAACCACAGCCAACCCAGGAGGAAAAGTCTCCCCTGTCAACAAGCCCATGCGGCCAAAGAAAGCCGTCTACCTGAAGAAATACAACTACCTGCGCCCTCAGAAGGCTCTAGAAGAGATGTGCCTGGAGCAGAGCAGCGAACCAGTCAACCACTGCCCAAAGGAGACTCACCAAGAGGAGGTAGTGGTCCAGAGTGAGACACCTGAAGCTCCCGTAGACTGCCTACCTCCCATAGACTGCCTGGCCAGAGACagggaagtggtgttggagacCGCAATGGATTCTCAACTTCCAAGTCCACCTCCTGTTGACCAAGAGGAGGAACCGGACCCACCAACCATCAGTGATCCAACAGAACCAACTGGGCATAAGGTGCAGTACTGCTGTGAGATGTGCGGGAAGACCTTTAAACACCCAAGCAACCTGGAACTTCACAAGCGCTCACACACTG gggagaaaccattcCAGTGTAATGTTTGCAGGAAAAACTTTTCACAG GCAGGTAATTTGCAGACCCATTTACGACGCCATTCTGGAGAAAAACCTTACATTTGTGAACTCTGTGGGAAAAG CTTTGCTGCCTCGGGGGATGTTCAGCGTCACATTGTGATCCACACGGGAGAGCGGCCACACCTGTGTGACATATGTGGACGCG GGTTCAGTAACATCAGCAACCTGAAGGAGCACAAGAAGActcacactacagacagagagttcACCTGTGACCAGTGTGGCAAGTCCTTCAACATGCACAGGAAACTGCTGAAGCACAAGATCAGACACTCTGGGGACAAACCGCACACCTGTCAGACCTGTG GGAAGAGCTTTGCTGGGTCGGGCGACCTGCGTCGCCACGTGAGAACGCACACGGGGGAGAGACCCTACCTCTGCAACACCTGCGGCAAGAGCTTCACCCGCTCGGCTGTCCTTAGGAGACACTGCAGCATGCACTGCAAGGCCACGCCTGACGACTCCAGCCCTGACGTAGAGGACCCAGAGCAGCCTGGCAGTAGCAGTAtagacggaggaggaggaggcccaTTTCACAAGCCTGTCAGCCACAGTAAAGCACCTGAGCCCAGGCAACCACCACCAACCTCCAATACCGTGATGGAACTCGATAAGCCTTCACCCCCACCAGCACATACAGAAGCCCCGTCGACTAGCATCCACCTCATCCCCTCTACCTCAACATCCTTCCCCGAGCTGCGCTCCATCGTTCCCCagcacctcctcccctccaccccctcccagCAGCAGGAGAAGTGCCCTCCTCTAGCAGACTCCCTGAAACTGGGCAAAGCTCACCTACCTCAAGAGGCCCTTGTGTTTGGCCCCTATGTGGAGAATGGGCCGGTGGGTGTGGAGATACAACAGCAGGGGTCTGGGGCCTCGGTGGTGGCCCGGCCGTACCTCTCAGCCCCAGACAGTTACTGTGGGGCCCTCCCAGGGGCTAGCCGTCCCAGTGGTACCTCCTACAGGGCAAGTGAGGGACCCTTCTTTTCCAGTGTAACACTATGGGGTCTGGCCATGAAAACACTGCAGAATGACAATGACCTGGAGCAGTGA
- the LOC139413796 gene encoding zinc finger and BTB domain-containing protein 49 isoform X4 produces METLSSHSAYLLQQLQEQRIQGLLCDCMLVVKGVCFKAHKNVLAAFSSYFRSLFQNSPSQKNDVFQLVIQDVGGIGQILDYMYTSHLDVNQDNVQALLDIAQCLHVPNVQSMCNTFLKPSAPAVEAPSFSLSGVLTSEHDYLLGTGLAQDVDLPCPSSVGQRSAFGNGAPMSHGGNATSETTAITQPVPEKQLVHGYKLRNFYSKQYFKQSAAAETSNAALNQGPSPLVLVEEQQFQFGVTQPCANAPVCSGNAIQSNPPCPQAIPGQKEFGSTLPAEDLSTTANPGGKVSPVNKPMRPKKAVYLKKYNYLRPQKALEEMCLEQSSEPVNHCPKETHQEEVVVQSETPEAPVDCLPPIDCLARDREVVLETAMDSQLPSPPPVDQEEEPDPPTISDPTEPTGHKVQYCCEMCGKTFKHPSNLELHKRSHTGEKPFQCNVCRKNFSQAGNLQTHLRRHSGEKPYICELCGKSFAASGDVQRHIVIHTGERPHLCDICGRGFSNISNLKEHKKTHTTDREFTCDQCGKSFNMHRKLLKHKIRHSGDKPHTCQTCGKSFAGSGDLRRHVRTHTGERPYLCNTCGKSFTRSAVLRRHCSMHCKATPDDSSPDVEDPEQPGSSSIDGGGGGPFHKPVSHSKAPEPRQPPPTSNTVMELDKPSPPPAHTEAPSTSIHLIPSTSTSFPELRSIVPQHLLPSTPSQQQEKCPPLADSLKLGKAHLPQEALVFGPYVENGPVGVEIQQQGSGASVVARPYLSAPDSYCGALPGASRPSGTSYRASEGPFFSSVTLWGLAMKTLQNDNDLEQ; encoded by the exons ATGGAAACGTTGTCCAGTCACAGTGCTTACCTTCTCCAGCAGTTACAGGAGCAGAGGATACAGGGGCTCCTCTGTGACTGCATGCTAGTAGTCAAAGGAGTATGCTTCAAAGCCCACAAAAATGTACTTGCTGCATTTAGCTCCTATTTCAG GTCTTTGTTCCAAAATTCGCCAAGTCAAAAAAATGATGTTTTTCAACTGGTCATTCAGGATGTGGGAGGTATAGGCCAGATACTGGACTACATGTACACTTCCCATCTAGATGTCAACCAGGACAATGTACAAGCACTGTTGGACATCGCCCAGTGCTTACATGTCCCAAATGTTCAGAGCATGTGCAACACTTTCCTGAAACCCAGCGCTCCTGCTGTGGAGGCCCCTTCTTTCTCATTGTCTGGTGTCTTGACCTCGGAACACGACTACCTCCTCGGGACTGGCCTTGCCCAAGACGTGGACCTTCCTTGCCCTTCTTCGGTAGGCCAGAGGTCTGCCTTTGGCAATGGGGCACCAATGTCTCATGGTGGGAACGCTACCTCTGAGACTACAGCCATTACCCAGCCAGTCCCAGAGAAGCAGCTAGTACACGGCTACAAGCTACGCAACTTCTACAGCAAGCAGTACTTCAAGCAGAGTGCTGCTGCGGAGACTAGCAATGCAGCATTAAACCAAGGCCCAAGTCCCCTGGTGCTGGTTGAAGAGCAGCAGTTCCAATTTGGGGTCACACAACCATGCGCGAATGCCCCTGTATGTTCAGGCAATGCGATTCAGTCAAACCCACCCTGTCCGCAGGCTATACCAGGTCAGAAGGAGTTTGGTTCAACGTTGCCTGCTGAAGACTTGTCAACCACAGCCAACCCAGGAGGAAAAGTCTCCCCTGTCAACAAGCCCATGCGGCCAAAGAAAGCCGTCTACCTGAAGAAATACAACTACCTGCGCCCTCAGAAGGCTCTAGAAGAGATGTGCCTGGAGCAGAGCAGCGAACCAGTCAACCACTGCCCAAAGGAGACTCACCAAGAGGAGGTAGTGGTCCAGAGTGAGACACCTGAAGCTCCCGTAGACTGCCTACCTCCCATAGACTGCCTGGCCAGAGACagggaagtggtgttggagacCGCAATGGATTCTCAACTTCCAAGTCCACCTCCTGTTGACCAAGAGGAGGAACCGGACCCACCAACCATCAGTGATCCAACAGAACCAACTGGGCATAAGGTGCAGTACTGCTGTGAGATGTGCGGGAAGACCTTTAAACACCCAAGCAACCTGGAACTTCACAAGCGCTCACACACTG gggagaaaccattcCAGTGTAATGTTTGCAGGAAAAACTTTTCACAG GCAGGTAATTTGCAGACCCATTTACGACGCCATTCTGGAGAAAAACCTTACATTTGTGAACTCTGTGGGAAAAG CTTTGCTGCCTCGGGGGATGTTCAGCGTCACATTGTGATCCACACGGGAGAGCGGCCACACCTGTGTGACATATGTGGACGCG GGTTCAGTAACATCAGCAACCTGAAGGAGCACAAGAAGActcacactacagacagagagttcACCTGTGACCAGTGTGGCAAGTCCTTCAACATGCACAGGAAACTGCTGAAGCACAAGATCAGACACTCTGGGGACAAACCGCACACCTGTCAGACCTGTG GGAAGAGCTTTGCTGGGTCGGGCGACCTGCGTCGCCACGTGAGAACGCACACGGGGGAGAGACCCTACCTCTGCAACACCTGCGGCAAGAGCTTCACCCGCTCGGCTGTCCTTAGGAGACACTGCAGCATGCACTGCAAGGCCACGCCTGACGACTCCAGCCCTGACGTAGAGGACCCAGAGCAGCCTGGCAGTAGCAGTAtagacggaggaggaggaggcccaTTTCACAAGCCTGTCAGCCACAGTAAAGCACCTGAGCCCAGGCAACCACCACCAACCTCCAATACCGTGATGGAACTCGATAAGCCTTCACCCCCACCAGCACATACAGAAGCCCCGTCGACTAGCATCCACCTCATCCCCTCTACCTCAACATCCTTCCCCGAGCTGCGCTCCATCGTTCCCCagcacctcctcccctccaccccctcccagCAGCAGGAGAAGTGCCCTCCTCTAGCAGACTCCCTGAAACTGGGCAAAGCTCACCTACCTCAAGAGGCCCTTGTGTTTGGCCCCTATGTGGAGAATGGGCCGGTGGGTGTGGAGATACAACAGCAGGGGTCTGGGGCCTCGGTGGTGGCCCGGCCGTACCTCTCAGCCCCAGACAGTTACTGTGGGGCCCTCCCAGGGGCTAGCCGTCCCAGTGGTACCTCCTACAGGGCAAGTGAGGGACCCTTCTTTTCCAGTGTAACACTATGGGGTCTGGCCATGAAAACACTGCAGAATGACAATGACCTGGAGCAGTGA
- the LOC139413796 gene encoding zinc finger and BTB domain-containing protein 49 isoform X3 — protein METLSSHSAYLLQQLQEQRIQGLLCDCMLVVKGVCFKAHKNVLAAFSSYFSRSLFQNSPSQKNDVFQLVIQDVGGIGQILDYMYTSHLDVNQDNVQALLDIAQCLHVPNVQSMCNTFLKPSAPAVEAPSFSLSGVLTSEHDYLLGTGLAQDVDLPCPSSVGQRSAFGNGAPMSHGGNATSETTAITQPVPEKQLVHGYKLRNFYSKQYFKQSAAAETSNAALNQGPSPLVLVEEQQFQFGVTQPCANAPVCSGNAIQSNPPCPQAIPGQKEFGSTLPAEDLSTTANPGGKVSPVNKPMRPKKAVYLKKYNYLRPQKALEEMCLEQSSEPVNHCPKETHQEEVVVQSETPEAPVDCLPPIDCLARDREVVLETAMDSQLPSPPPVDQEEEPDPPTISDPTEPTGHKVQYCCEMCGKTFKHPSNLELHKRSHTGEKPFQCNVCRKNFSQAGNLQTHLRRHSGEKPYICELCGKSFAASGDVQRHIVIHTGERPHLCDICGRGFSNISNLKEHKKTHTTDREFTCDQCGKSFNMHRKLLKHKIRHSGDKPHTCQTCGKSFAGSGDLRRHVRTHTGERPYLCNTCGKSFTRSAVLRRHCSMHCKATPDDSSPDVEDPEQPGSSSIDGGGGGPFHKPVSHSKAPEPRQPPPTSNTVMELDKPSPPPAHTEAPSTSIHLIPSTSTSFPELRSIVPQHLLPSTPSQQQEKCPPLADSLKLGKAHLPQEALVFGPYVENGPVGVEIQQQGSGASVVARPYLSAPDSYCGALPGASRPSGTSYRASEGPFFSSVTLWGLAMKTLQNDNDLEQ, from the exons ATGGAAACGTTGTCCAGTCACAGTGCTTACCTTCTCCAGCAGTTACAGGAGCAGAGGATACAGGGGCTCCTCTGTGACTGCATGCTAGTAGTCAAAGGAGTATGCTTCAAAGCCCACAAAAATGTACTTGCTGCATTTAGCTCCTATTTCAG CAGGTCTTTGTTCCAAAATTCGCCAAGTCAAAAAAATGATGTTTTTCAACTGGTCATTCAGGATGTGGGAGGTATAGGCCAGATACTGGACTACATGTACACTTCCCATCTAGATGTCAACCAGGACAATGTACAAGCACTGTTGGACATCGCCCAGTGCTTACATGTCCCAAATGTTCAGAGCATGTGCAACACTTTCCTGAAACCCAGCGCTCCTGCTGTGGAGGCCCCTTCTTTCTCATTGTCTGGTGTCTTGACCTCGGAACACGACTACCTCCTCGGGACTGGCCTTGCCCAAGACGTGGACCTTCCTTGCCCTTCTTCGGTAGGCCAGAGGTCTGCCTTTGGCAATGGGGCACCAATGTCTCATGGTGGGAACGCTACCTCTGAGACTACAGCCATTACCCAGCCAGTCCCAGAGAAGCAGCTAGTACACGGCTACAAGCTACGCAACTTCTACAGCAAGCAGTACTTCAAGCAGAGTGCTGCTGCGGAGACTAGCAATGCAGCATTAAACCAAGGCCCAAGTCCCCTGGTGCTGGTTGAAGAGCAGCAGTTCCAATTTGGGGTCACACAACCATGCGCGAATGCCCCTGTATGTTCAGGCAATGCGATTCAGTCAAACCCACCCTGTCCGCAGGCTATACCAGGTCAGAAGGAGTTTGGTTCAACGTTGCCTGCTGAAGACTTGTCAACCACAGCCAACCCAGGAGGAAAAGTCTCCCCTGTCAACAAGCCCATGCGGCCAAAGAAAGCCGTCTACCTGAAGAAATACAACTACCTGCGCCCTCAGAAGGCTCTAGAAGAGATGTGCCTGGAGCAGAGCAGCGAACCAGTCAACCACTGCCCAAAGGAGACTCACCAAGAGGAGGTAGTGGTCCAGAGTGAGACACCTGAAGCTCCCGTAGACTGCCTACCTCCCATAGACTGCCTGGCCAGAGACagggaagtggtgttggagacCGCAATGGATTCTCAACTTCCAAGTCCACCTCCTGTTGACCAAGAGGAGGAACCGGACCCACCAACCATCAGTGATCCAACAGAACCAACTGGGCATAAGGTGCAGTACTGCTGTGAGATGTGCGGGAAGACCTTTAAACACCCAAGCAACCTGGAACTTCACAAGCGCTCACACACTG gggagaaaccattcCAGTGTAATGTTTGCAGGAAAAACTTTTCACAG GCAGGTAATTTGCAGACCCATTTACGACGCCATTCTGGAGAAAAACCTTACATTTGTGAACTCTGTGGGAAAAG CTTTGCTGCCTCGGGGGATGTTCAGCGTCACATTGTGATCCACACGGGAGAGCGGCCACACCTGTGTGACATATGTGGACGCG GGTTCAGTAACATCAGCAACCTGAAGGAGCACAAGAAGActcacactacagacagagagttcACCTGTGACCAGTGTGGCAAGTCCTTCAACATGCACAGGAAACTGCTGAAGCACAAGATCAGACACTCTGGGGACAAACCGCACACCTGTCAGACCTGTG GGAAGAGCTTTGCTGGGTCGGGCGACCTGCGTCGCCACGTGAGAACGCACACGGGGGAGAGACCCTACCTCTGCAACACCTGCGGCAAGAGCTTCACCCGCTCGGCTGTCCTTAGGAGACACTGCAGCATGCACTGCAAGGCCACGCCTGACGACTCCAGCCCTGACGTAGAGGACCCAGAGCAGCCTGGCAGTAGCAGTAtagacggaggaggaggaggcccaTTTCACAAGCCTGTCAGCCACAGTAAAGCACCTGAGCCCAGGCAACCACCACCAACCTCCAATACCGTGATGGAACTCGATAAGCCTTCACCCCCACCAGCACATACAGAAGCCCCGTCGACTAGCATCCACCTCATCCCCTCTACCTCAACATCCTTCCCCGAGCTGCGCTCCATCGTTCCCCagcacctcctcccctccaccccctcccagCAGCAGGAGAAGTGCCCTCCTCTAGCAGACTCCCTGAAACTGGGCAAAGCTCACCTACCTCAAGAGGCCCTTGTGTTTGGCCCCTATGTGGAGAATGGGCCGGTGGGTGTGGAGATACAACAGCAGGGGTCTGGGGCCTCGGTGGTGGCCCGGCCGTACCTCTCAGCCCCAGACAGTTACTGTGGGGCCCTCCCAGGGGCTAGCCGTCCCAGTGGTACCTCCTACAGGGCAAGTGAGGGACCCTTCTTTTCCAGTGTAACACTATGGGGTCTGGCCATGAAAACACTGCAGAATGACAATGACCTGGAGCAGTGA